One segment of Cololabis saira isolate AMF1-May2022 chromosome 9, fColSai1.1, whole genome shotgun sequence DNA contains the following:
- the LOC133451291 gene encoding zinc finger protein 271-like: MDLDPSQDSGSSSRTKADAAGLQVSVGSRTRSFSVRLSPADEPNLNGEDVAWRAFASKRKGKERPTGYPCDQCEKVLATSSSLKGHKKIHTGEKPRHQRIHTGEKPYKCDQCGAAFTTSSDLTVHQRIHTGEKPYRCEQCGAAFTTSGALTKHQRIHTGEKPYTCEQCGAAFTDSSALTRHQRIHTGEKPYRCEQCGAAFTTSGALTTHQRIHTGEKPYTCEQCGAAFTDSSALTRHQRIHTGEKPYRCEQCGAAFTDSSALTMHQRIHTGEKPYRCEQCGAAFTQSGALTKHQRIHTGEKPYRCEQCGAAFTDSSALTRHQRIHTGEKPYRCEQCGAAFTQSGALTTHQRIHTGEKPYKCEQCGAAFATSGALTMHQRVHTGEKLYRCEQCGAAFAQSSALTTHQRIHTGEKPYTCEQCGAAFTASDALTTHQRIHTGEK; encoded by the exons atggacctGGATCCGAGCCAGGACTCCGGATCCAGCAGCAGGACTAAAGCGGATGCTGCCGGCCTGCAGGTCAGTGTTGGGTCCAGAACCCGCTCCTTCTCGGTCCGTCTGTCTCCTGCTGACGAACCAAACCTAAATGGTGAAGACGTGGCATGGAGAGCATTTGCATCA AAACGTAAAGGCAAAGAGAGGCCCACAGGTTAcccctgtgatcagtgtgagaaAGTCCTGGCCACTTCATCATCCTTGAAGGGACATAAGaagattcacactggagagaagcc AaggcaccaacgtattcacactggagagaagccgtacaaatgtgatcagtgtggggcagcttttaccacatcaagtgatTTAACTGtgcaccaacgcattcacactggagagaagccgtacagatgtgagcagtgtggggcagcttttaccacatcaggtgctttaactaagcaccaacgcattcacactggagagaagccgtacacatgtgagcagtgtggggcagcttttactgatTCGAGTGCTTTAACTAggcaccaacgcattcacactggagagaagccgtacagatgtgagcagtgtggggcagcttttaccacatcaggtgctttaactacgcaccaacgcattcacactggagagaagccgtacacatgtgagcagtgtggggcagcttttactgatTCGAGTGCTTTAACTAggcaccaacgcattcacactggagagaagccgtacagatgtgagcagtgtggggcagcttttactgatTCGAGTGCTTTAACTAtgcaccaacgcattcacactggagagaagccgtacagatgtgagcagtgtggggcagcttttacccaatcaggtgctttaactaagcaccaacgcattcacactggagagaagccgtacagatgtgagcagtgtggggcagcttttactgatTCGAGTGCTTTAACTAggcaccaacgcattcacactggagagaagccgtacagatgtgagcagtgtggggcagcttttacccaatcaggtgctttaactacgcaccaacgcattcacactggagagaagccgtacaaatgtgagcagtgtggggcagcttttgccACATCGGGTGCTTTAACTATGCACCAACgcgttcacactggagagaagctgtacagatgtgagcagtgtggggcagcttttgccCAATCAAGTGCTTTAACtacgcaccaacgcattcacactggagagaagccgtacacatgtgagcagtgtggggcagcttttaccgcaTCAGATGCTTTAACtacgcaccaacgcattcacactggagagaag